From Primulina tabacum isolate GXHZ01 chromosome 2, ASM2559414v2, whole genome shotgun sequence, one genomic window encodes:
- the LOC142537659 gene encoding uncharacterized protein LOC142537659 yields the protein MAEGWIRSLELHFQYLKMRDGDWVRCDTYMLRDDAFLWWEGAAHGVDLDTLTWSQFKEIFCKKYFPAVVKVRLMWEFTSLRQGDSTVAEFFRKFDRGCHFVTLISRDVAQKLSQFMDGLRPTLCRNVIQKSLTSYDEATACDF from the coding sequence ATGGCGGAGGGTTGGATACGGTCATTGGAGCTACATTTTCAGTATTTGAAGATGAGGGATGGCGACTGGGTCAGGTGCGACACTTACATGCTAAGGGATGATGCATtcctatggtgggagggagctgcTCATGGAGTGGATTTGGATACTCTCACTTGGAGTCAGTTCAAAGAGATTTTCTGCAAAAAATATTTCCCAGCAGTTGTCAAAGTTCGCCTGATGTGGGAGTTCACGAGTCTCCGCCAGGGGGACTCGACTGTGGCAGAGTTTTTTCGGAAGTTTGACAGGGGATGTCATTTTGTGACCCTTATTTCTAGAGATGTTGCCCAGAAGCTGAGTCAATTCATGGATGGCCTGAGACCCACCTTATGCCGGAATGTTATACAGAAGAGCCTGACGAGCTATGACGAGGCCACCGCTTGTGATTTTTAG